The window agtgttgggctgcaggagagggtatagggtgctggctctgggtggggggtcagggctgggtcagagtgttggggtgcaggatgctggctctgggctggggcagagtgttgaggtTCAGGAGGGGTCTTGGGGTGCTGGTTCTGGAAGGGGAGTCAGATGgggctgagggtgcaggaggtgatatggggtgctggctccaggagggagctcagggatgggggttggggtgcagcatcCCTCCAGGCAGCACTTGCTTCTGGTTGGCGATGGgcgcagcaaggctaaggcagacTGCCTGTCTACCTCGGCTCCACACTGTCCCGAAAGGGGCCAACGCGCCTCCGGGGGGAGGCAGGAAGTAgtgtggctctgtgcactgctcctctctgcaagcactccccccacagctctcccagccaatgggagctgcggggatggtgcttgcaggcaggagcagcacacagagggaaacCCCTGCCCCGCAGGGCTGCACTGGCCGCTTCTGGCAGCGGCGTGGGGCAAGGGTAGGCAGGGAGTCTTCCTTAGAGGCATCCACACTGCACCGCCGGAGATCGCGATCGACAGGGAGATCCTTTAGGATCGACCGGTTGGTGACACAGATGTAAGGGGTAGGTACGCTCTGGCTTGTTTGGAGACTCCTCTGTATTTGAAAATGGATAAAATAATCAGTCCAGTTAATTTCAAACAAGACCCCTAACACtagattttaaagatatttgggTAATCTtaaacacaaatatattttaaaaagtgttaatttTGCATGCCAAGTCTTAAGGTACAGTAATTTCCAGATTTCCTACAAGTCAAGATTAGAAATGTAGTTTAAATTAGAACACACTAGAACCGTCCCCAAAAGGAATGACTTTCAGTGATTCACCATATTCTCCTTTCTGAATTTGTTTTCTTATGTCCTCTTATTTTCTTCATCCATAGGAAAATGTGGGAAGAATGACATTCAAGGGTAATAAAACCTTTGAGAAAGCCTAATCAGATAAGTCTTTTTAATTACTATTTCGTCTCTAAATTAGAATtcaattagattttttaaaaactaactttttaaatttttttaaattttcaaatttcttttCCAGGTTCTTAACTTAAAGAAAAGAGGGCTCTTGAGGATTTATTTATGTAGGTCTTAGGTTTGTGGGTCTCAGGTATATGGGGATTTTTTCTTTCTACAATTCTTTCCTGGCTTTCCTTCCCCCATTCCACTTTAtctataaatgttttctttgatgTCCTTATCAGTTCTGTTTTAGCTAAATAGAATTAGATAACACACAATTTTAGTACAGTAATGCATATTAAATCAAATTTACAGTGTTGGTATGATTtaaggggccagatcctgtgaCTAGGCCCATATGAAGCCTTACTGACTACAATGGAGTCCTGTGGGTGTAAGGATCCATCTCTGCATATTCAGTTGCAGAATTGGGGTTCTAGGATTTTATGgaaaacatttccttatttaccttggatttttaaatcaaaattaattgCCTGATCACCATTTGATGATTATATAAACTTTGGTGTAGTAATTCATGGGATCATACAGGGTGGCTAACTTTTTAACTCTATGCATTGATCCAATACTTCATTTACTAATCTGTTAATATTTTACATAGAGGATTAAAActgtaaatttgatttttaatacatttgttaCATTGTGCTGTACTAAAGTCTGCTGTTATTGAATTCTTTCAGCTAAAAAAAGATAATTAAGGACATCTCAAGTAAAAAGTTCATAgataaagagaaggaagaaagcaaaggaaTTGGAGCAAAAAATAGGGTCGGGGACAACTATCTGAGACCTACCTATCATTGACATTGTCTGATCTTTTCTTTGAACTAagtatttggaaaagaaaaatagaaaacttcTGATATTAAATGCACATGTGTTGCATAATTTCTTCTGAACAAATTTTTAGAGACGAACTAGTAAAATAACTGTCTCACAAGGCTTAGATCCCAAGCTTCTTTCTTGCTTCATTTTCTAGTTCATCATATTTAGTTATTTAACTAAAATATCTCTACAAAGTCACATTCTTAATGTTACACATATAAACTATGTACTCCAAGACAGACTTTCATAAACAGTTTTATTCATAAACGCTTTTCAGCCCATATAGTTACCTGTGTATTTTCTATTGTATTCTCTGAAACAGGTCTTTAGAGtgcctattatttatttgtaggaAGGTAGGGCCCAGAGGCTTTAATCAGGATTGATTGAGGCCCCATGTTGCTGAGCACtcaacaaacaaaattaaagacaATTCCTGCACCAAACATCATATAGGCTAAATGGGATGTTAGCTCCtcttcattctcagaaatgacCTGATGCTTACTGTCAGTCTGTCACAGGCTTAGAGAGATATGTTGCATCCTATGGAAACAACATTAATGCTTCTGGAATTGCTATGATTTGCTATTGCAGTGTGATTTCTAAAATATGCTATTAATGTCTCTGCGTGATTGTTCTGCTTTGATTTCTTACCAACTAATATGAATACCAAGTTACCAAGATCTTTCTAGTGTATTCTGAAAGATAAACCAATAGCCCGCAGCTAACGCTATTGACCCAGGGATCGACTTGTTTTACTTTCTCATTACATATCCCCCAAAGAGTTTCCAGCCCTGGCAGATTGTAAGATAAAGGACTTAAACATTAATTTTTGTActtctgctgctgtttccctTCCCAAAAAAATGTCATGCTACTGCTGGCATCATGAACAATTCCTGGTTTCATAATGTACAGttcaatgaaattaaattaaaaaaaaaaaaaaaaaaaacactttaggagggtgggtgggaaggTACAAGGCTCTTCTACCAGAAGGTGACCAGAAGTTTCTCTAATCCTCCCCAACCTACAGCTCTGACCAGCATTCACTCTGTAGATTCCATCATGACATTCTTGATTACACCGCTGACAGCCACAGGTATTCTTGATCTTTCTCTTCCTCAGCTGCAGCTTTCTTCTTGATTGTAACTTCTTGTTCAATAATGTGTTGAGAGAAAGCATGCCAAGTGCAGCAATAATCTGTAGATGTACTTGATATGTTCCTAGTACATTACTTAAGAGATACCTTGCAGTGGAGGGGAAGAGAATCAATGTTATGATTAGCTAGTTCCAGAGGGAACCTGCAGTGACTTGTGGGAGGTGGTTAGTACTGTGGTCAAGCAGAACTACTCGTCCCGTGCTGCTGGAGGATTTTTTCTAcctttataattaattttttttccgaAAACTAATATATTCTCTAATTGTGGCACGTGAGATTCAGATGGCCTCCAATGTTACAGGgagagagaaccaaaaaaaagagaaaatgttagTTTGCTTTTGTGGTGCTGCTGAGAAATTTTACATGAGTAACATTCAGTAACATTTTGAAGATATATTTGGTCACATGCATGCTTTGAGATCATGTAGTTCTATCTTGCTGCTTCCTTGTGTCTGCAGCTGTGGTGGAATTTAGCAGATATCATCTTTGGACTACTAGTTAGAGATAAATGCATCACTTGAAACCTGGGATCTAAGACTGAATGGTAAACAGCATTGCTTTTTTAGCTATCATGATTCTGGAGACAGTAGTTGCTAAAATCATGATCAAATTTCAAGTGTATGTACATGAGAGAATTTTAAGTAAAACTGGAAATTAACAGTGCTCTTCAGTTTAACTCATTAAATCTGAAATATTGTATGCCATTCTCAGTTGCGGGGAAAAATGCATATAGAAGAAATAGGTGAATAAGGAATGCAGCTTCCCAAGGGATTTAAACTTATAGCCAAGTGAAGATGTGGGGGAGATATTTCTATAAATATGTTCAtggtaaataaacaaaagaaagaagtTAGTAATTTTGCAAAGATGGTAGAACATGGAGCCTAAAGCTAAGGAAGAAAAAGTTTAGACTAGGCAAGAGGAAAAAAACTTAATGAGAAGTGGAGATATCCCACTTGAATCAGTGCTGTAGAAAGAACAACTGAATTATTTTTACTGTGCTATATTCTCTGTTTGGGAGGGTGATATGCTGAACTATTGAATTGAATAATATCTAGGGAATTGAAGTCTGAAAAGTCTCTCTGAAGGAGTGGATGAtgatggtggggtttttttaataggaaaatttAATATTCAGTTTTTATCCTGATGGGAAAATGGATTATATAAACTTCCTTTGTCCATCCAGGATAAATTAAAACATTatattcaaaagatttttttttaaagattgggtatgtgacatttttcatttatttgtaacATACCTGAtaggatttgtttaaaaatggcTTGTTTTACTTCTTAAGTTAAGTATCAGTAATGTCAGCTTTGCTCATCTTTGTTTTTTGCTAAGTGATCTCCTGGGTATCTGAGGAGACATATTGTTAGCTCACTGTTTCATTGAAAGAGCACAAGTGttgaatcttttaaaaagatgtccTTTCCCCAAAATGTTCATTAGTCATTGAAATTAAacatgttaataaaaataaacagaaaccaCTGTTAaaagtttgattaaaaatctcttctctgttgTTAAGCTTTCATCCTCTTGACATATCCATTCAGTGGGTCTCCAGTCATAATTTTCCAGAACAGACAATacctgaatttctaatataacacagcaagcaggattaaaaataaagtaaaattcaggccttctttatacagTCTAGGGGCTCATTTATACTTACCAGGGGTTTGAAGTGTCGATGCatcggtggtcgatttagcacCTCTAGACATGCCAATTGGATTGTCAATCACtgtcccgttgactcctgtactccacctgaacaaGAAGCGAAAaagggagtcaacaggagagcgtctccagtcgacatcgcatagtgtggaccccacagtaaatagatctaagtacgttgacttcagctatgctattcacatagctgaagttgcgtaacttagatcgatcttcccctgtagtgtagataagccctaaagAACAACACACAAAcccatttttccccctttgcaaTATGTTATACTATAAAGAATAACAGTAACTGTACATGTTATTTTAGTATGGAATATATTCTATACAAACAACACAATCCCTTCTTTGGGAGTTTACAAtcttaaggccaagattttcaaaggtgattagtgattttggatggCTCAGTATTTGGGAGCTAACTAAAACACCTTACaagcctgattttctgaaagtgcTGTGTGTGCATCCTTTGACAATCAGGCCCCTTAAAGTGTCTCAGGCTTGGTATTCAAAGTCACTATTTTTGTAAATCTTGGCCTAAATAGATTATTGGACAGTAAAGTGGACAGAATTCTCATGGGGATCTTCTTTTAATGTTTTCATCACTTTGAATCATTTGGAGGAGGAGCGCTGTGATATAATAGTCTctttatttctgtgtttaaaatattttcaggttGCCACACTTAAGCAAATGGGAAGTTATTCTTTGTGTTACTGTGCTTCTTAACTTACAGTTGTCtgggattgtttttcttttccagaatgAACAAAGTGATGGGGAAGATGATGGCCAAACTAGAGGCCATCACATGACAGACTCTGAAAATGAAGACACCCCAAGGCAAAAAGATAGTGATTCTGAAAATGAGGACCCTCCAAATCACAATGCCAGTGATTcagaaaatgaaggggctcatgGGGACAAAGACAGTGATTCTGATATTGAGGACCATCGAATTCATCATAtaagtgactctgaaaatgaggATGCCTTAAATCACCACGcaagtgactctgaaaatgaaGAACCTCAAAAAGTTCACAATAGCGATTCTGAAAATGAGGATCCCCATAAGACTCTGAATAGTGAGTCGGAAAATGAGGATCATCAAAAAGGTCATGctagtgactctgaaaatgaggAACCCCCAAAACATGTAGctagtgactctgaaaatgaggAGCCCTTAAAACATACAGCTACTGACTCTGAAAATGAGGAGCCCCCGAAGCATGCAGCCAGTGATTCCGAAAATGAGGAGCCCCCGAAGCATGCAGCCAGTGATTCCGAAAATGAGGAGCCCCCGAAGCATGCAGCCAGTGATTCCGAAAATGAGGAGCCCCCGAAACATGCAGCCAGTGATTCCGAAAATGAGGAGCCCCCGAAACATGCAGCCAGTGATTCCGAAAATGAGGAGCCTCTGAAACATGCAGCCAGCGACTCTGAAAATGAGGAGCCCCAAAAAGTTCATGCTAGTGACTCTGAGAACGAAGAGCCTCAGAAACATCCTGCAAGTGACTCTGAGATCGAAGATGTTCCCAGACGCAAACAAAAAATAGAGTCTGATGACCGTGACGGGAATGGGAAAGAGGCAATGCAGAATGACTCTCGGCATTCAGATAGTGAGCAGGCAGAAGGATTTCATGCATCTGACAGTGAGGAGGAAGGTCCTAAGAGACGGAAAATAACAGACAGCGATGAAGATGAGGACAAGGGAGTCAAGAGGAAAGCAGCAGTCTTTTCTGACAGTGAGGATGAGGAGAAAACACGTAAGGAAATACTTACTAACTTCCATCAGAACTATGAGAAACAATTGGGTAATGGATAACTAGCTCTTTCTCCAAGGATCAAATTTtggtttaaataataatttaaactaATAACTCATAAGTTGTGGCAGCATATCTTGGAGAGGAAAGGTATACGCTAAATGCTTCCAAACCGTTTGCTGGAAAAGTTCATTCTAGCATATTTTCTTTTCCCACCTCTTTATTAACTATACTTCATTGCTTGAGATCCCCagataaaataggtttcagagtagcagccgtgttagtctgtattcacaaaaagaaaaggagtactcgtggcaccttagagactaacaaatttatttgagcataagctttcatgagttacagctcacttcatcggatgcatctgatgaagtgagctatagctcacaaaagcttatgctcaaataaatttgttagtctctaaggtgccacgagtactccttttcttttttccagataaaATAGATGTTCAGCCTACTATTGTTAAGGGTAAACTTACTCAGATgtcttttgaatatttattttcagtgtccaTTTTTCACATAGGAATTCGATATAGCTAACTTCCTGGGGTTGACAGTGCCCTGTTTTCAGATTGGTCTCTCTGGAAACCCTGTTCTATGTAGGAGCAGTTGCTAGGTGGCAGCAACTCTTTTTCTTGATGTATGTAGCCTGCTAATCTATGAACCACTAAGCAGTATCCCAGCTAATAGTTTTTCATACACTTTCTTCAAGAATGATTCTACCCTGAAAAGTGGCTTTGTAAAAACGGCACCTTCTTACAGAATTTTTATTGTTGGTGTTACATGAGCGAGAGAGAATCTAACTTGACTTCTAGACTCCAAACTGAGTGTTCAAGACTTGCAGAAAGAAAATTTTTTCCTTGAAAATTAAGTAGCTTTCACATAGGGTTAAATGGgagagaataaatatgaaactCCACCAAGCAGTTTTTAGATAACTGTACTCAAAAGGAACGTTAGCTAAAAATTGTCCTGTTCTCTtaatttttatgtctaatttaCAAGTAACGCAGGTTTACTGAAACTGTAAGAGATTAGAGAaaagtttttggggtttttttgcaatgTGTTCACTCCATGCACTTGACAGCACTTTGAATAAAGTCACTTTCACTGTTATCCTTGTATAGACAGTTTCCTCCTCtttgtgtgggtttttcacacaacgggaaagagaaacaaaattttgaaaataggAAAATGATGATAAAACTACAAAAATTATCAGGAGGGCTCTAGGTTAAGTGTAGCATCTAAAATCACTTTATTTATTGAATTGGCTAGATTTCAAGATGACAACCTCCCTTTAGAGAAGACATGTAGGAGTGTATAAATACTTTTTAGTGAAgcttatgttttaaaaattaatatcagtGATGACATGGGTAGGAATGCCACTATATTTGCACCAAAAAAAGAGTGCTGTCAAAGAAGAATTGGGAAATTTCCATTTCTCTCCCTTGTCTAGTAGTTTTTCTTGCCACAAGATAACTAGCTGGGAGGACCACTTGTCATTGAGCCAACTTAGTCACTATGTGTCCTGTAATATGTTCCTGTGTGTTAGAAGCTGCAAAGAAAGGACGCATCCTCTCAGATGTGGAAGACTCTGATAGCGATGCATCAGAGAAATCTGATAAAAGAAAGAAGAATGCTGTAGCATCAGatagtgaggaagaggaggagagcaaGGACAGcgctgaaaagaaaaaagaagagaaggatCTTTTTGGAAGTGACAGTGAATCAGGAAATGAACAAGAGTAAGTAAGTTTCTTTCTAAATGTGAATTCCtatagggcagaggtgggcaaactacggcccgcaggaccgtcctgcctggcccctgagctctggGCCCCAGAGGCTAGCCCCCGGTCCCTCCCCTATTGTCCCCCCTCAGCCTCACCTCGCCCGCcaccggcacaatgctctgggcaatggggctgcagagcctggcctgacccggtgctctgtgctgcgcggcgCAGCTGTCTGTCCTGGTTCAGCGgcgctgccagccactggtgctccaggcagcgcagtaagggagcagggggcgttggatagagggcaggggagtttggggggtggtcaggggcgtggatggggtcggggcagtcagagggtgggggttgaatgggggcaggagccccaggggagcagtcaggaaggagaaggggagttggatgggggcagttaggggcagggggcagttagggagaaggggtggttggatggggcagggatcccggggggggtagtcaggaaggagggggggttggattgggtgttgggggggcagttaggggcgaggggtccgggggtggtcaggagaccgACAGCagggggggtggatagggcaggggtctccggggggccgtcagggaacgggggattggatggggcaggggggccgtcagggggcgTGAAGCgggggggggtcggatagggggccggggctgggccatgcttggctgtttggagaggcacagcacACACataattttggaaacccgatgcggccctcaggccaaaaagtttgcccacccctggtataggTTAATGAACAGTGTGGTTTGCCTCAAATAAAAAGGGATGAGTCCCAATAACAGTATGAATGTCCACAGGAAGATcacatatatttttttgtttctgatattcCCACAATTACGTTAGTAATTGCCCAGTAAACATTGTTCTAGTCATTGTCATATTATTCTTGGGTTATCTGTTAGAAATGGAGAATATAAGTATATTACTATTACTTTTGCAGGAATCTGATTGCAGATATATTTGGTGAGTCTggtgatgaagaggaggaggaatttACAGTAAGTATGTAAACCCCTGGACAATGGATCTGgttcagttttattattattaatttatattttaggagcctaggagccccagtcatggaccaggaccccattgtgctaggtactgtataaatagaacaaaaagacagtccttgcccgaAGCAGTTTATAATCTTAAGTATAAGCCAAGAGTCATCAGGTGGATACAGATACACcaatgggggagcacaaggaaacaatgagacagcatTGACCAGCATTATAGCTAACCATTGTTTTAGAAGCTTGTCTGTATATTGTGTTAATCCAGAGCTGTtgttccactttaaattcacactttaccttattccagaataactttcatgtgtagacaagccctgagtctgtCTCAGCTTCATTGAGGCAATTCATGAATTAGATGGTCTTGTCAGCCCTTGCTGTTCGGAGAGTACTGTCTGTGTAAGAATCCTTGTTGTAGATGAGAAAAGTGTTGGCCTGGGTTTAGAGAATAGCATGAAGAAGAGAACAGTAAAAAGAGAGTGCATGTATTGTGTAAATTGAGAAGATGTGAgtaaatgtacaaaaataactccCCACATTGACTTGCTCTGTCTTTACCACCAGGGTTTTAACCAGGAGGATTTGGAAGAAGAGAAAGCCGAGGCAGAGATGAAAGAGACAGCGGATGATTCAGACTCTGATGACAACATCAAAAGAGGGAAACAGTAAGTCCATGTGTAGACATGGCAAGgggttaattttattttctttcagacaACTATATATCCCCCTTCCCATCATCCAGCACGTGATTTCATGTGACAGGGATCCTCAGAGGCTGAATGGGCTGCCTGCTGGCTTAGAAAGGCCAGGGACCACATTCAAGTAACATGTTTTGCCACTAGGCCACCAAATCAgctcctcttccttttccctttctaaCCTGCTTTTGTCAGTGACTTCTGAGCCCATAGCAAACCACATGTGCTGTTCCTGAGGAGGATAATTCCCCATCAGAAGCTGAGTGAAACTGACATCTAATAAGTTCATTCTCAGTTTTTGATGGCCCACTGGTGAAGTTCTACATGTAGGAACATTGGAAGCATAGGTGTGATATTCTACTAGTGCAGGTGATGAGGTGTTGAAGGAGATACAATCAGTATGTTTCCTCTTCCTTCCTATGCGTTTGCATATTTCTCCTCTAGTAACAGAGCACCACATCTGTGTTGCAGCTGCTTCAGCATAGAGCCTTTCCCCTACAAGTACAGCAGAGTGAAATGGATCCTTGTCAGTTTCATACTGCTGCTATGGGCAGGTGAGCAAAATGGGATTTATTTCCTCACTATAAACCAGTGCATAGGATAAGGATCGACTACACACCTCTCTCCAATGTAGCCTTTCCACAATTCACAGGAATCCAGTTCTATACCATTTACATTAGTTCAGTCTGGGCATCTTCTGTTCAAAAGCGGCCAATATAGCTGTGTAGTGTCTTGGGAAGGCTGACAAAAATGTGTGGTGAGGGCTAGGTTAATATTCCTACTTTCACTTGTAATCTTAGCAGATTTGAACTCTGGACTTTGTATGTGTATGTTCTTTGGTTGTTTCAACAATCATAAGGTTCTTACTGTAGATTTTGTCGATGTTGGATCGCTTACCACTCACAATCTTTGTTTACCAATCCTGTGAGAAACCCTGCTAAATGTAACCTCACCAAGTTCACAAACCCGTAGAATACAGTACAATTTTTATAATAATTTCTTTCCTTGGGAGTTTGAGAGAGAAATATGCATAAGCTTAGTG of the Dermochelys coriacea isolate rDerCor1 chromosome 9, rDerCor1.pri.v4, whole genome shotgun sequence genome contains:
- the IWS1 gene encoding protein IWS1 homolog isoform X6, translating into MTDSENEDTPRQKDSDSENEDPPNHNASDSENEGAHGDKDSDSDIEDHRIHHISDSENEDALNHHASDSENEEPQKVHNSDSENEDPHKTLNSESENEDHQKGHASDSENEEPPKHVASDSENEEPLKHTATDSENEEPPKHAASDSENEEPPKHAASDSENEEPPKHAASDSENEEPPKHAASDSENEEPPKHAASDSENEEPLKHAASDSENEEPQKVHASDSENEEPQKHPASDSEIEDVPRRKQKIESDDRDGNGKEAMQNDSRHSDSEQAEGFHASDSEEEGPKRRKITDSDEDEDKGVKRKAAVFSDSEDEEKTQAAKKGRILSDVEDSDSDASEKSDKRKKNAVASDSEEEEESKDSAEKKKEEKDLFGSDSESGNEQENLIADIFGESGDEEEEEFTGFNQEDLEEEKAEAEMKETADDSDSDDNIKRGKHMDFMSDFEMMLQRKKSMSGKRRRNRDGGTFISDADDVVSAMIVKMNEAAEEDRQLNTQKKPALKKLTLLPTVVMHLKKQDLKETFIDSGVMSAIKEWLSPLPDRSLPALKIREELLKILQELPSVSQETLKHSGIGRAVMYLYKHPKESRPNKDMAGKLINEWSRPIFGLTSNYKGMTREEREQRDLEQMPQRRRLSSSGGQTPRRDLEKVLTGEEKALRPGDPGFCARARVPMPSNKDYVVRPKWNVEMESSRYQGTSKKGVSRLDKQMRKFTDIRKKSRSAHAVKISIEGNKMPL